A window of Massilia sp. NR 4-1 genomic DNA:
CACCAAGTAATTGGCGCACACCACGGGGGATTAGCTCAGCTGGGAGAGCACCTGCTTTGCAAGCAGGGGGTCGTCGGTTCGATCCCGTCATCCTCCACCAAAAGCTCAAACGTAAGCACGCCATTGCGGCATGATGTTTAGGTTTGGTCTTTTAGAGACTAAGTGAGTTTCGTTCTTTAACAATCTGGAAGAAGTAAAGTTTTATTAAGCGTATATCGCAAGATATACACTTAGGGTAGTGTTCCGAAAGGAACGCATACAAAAACTCATCAAACACAGTAGTAAATGCTTAACCTATAGCCGTCAACGTTATAGGGACAAGTGAATAAGTGCACATGGCGGATGCCTTGGCGATTACAGGCGATGAAGGACGTAGAAGTCTGCGATAAGCTTCGGGGAGCTGACAAACAAGCATTGATCCGAAGATTTCCGAATGGGGAAACCCGGCCTTTTAGGTCATCGTACACTGAATACATAGGTGTACGAAGCGAACGCGGCGAACTGAAACATCTAAGTAGCTGCAGGAAAAGAAATCAACCGAGATTCCCAAAGTAGTGGCGAGCGAAATGGGAAGAGCCTGCACGTGATAGTCGGACTGATAGTGGAATGCTCTGGAAATGGCAGCCATAGCGGGTGATAGCCCCGTACACGAAATCAGACCGGTGGTACTAAGCGTGCGACAAGTAGGGCGGGACACGAGAAATCCTGTCTGAAGATGGGGGGACCATCCTCCAAGGCTAAATACTCGTAATCGACCGATAGTGAACCAGTACCGTGAGGGAAAGGCGAAAAGAACCCCGGGAGGGGAGTGAAATAGATCCTGAAACCGTGTGCATACAAACAGTAGGAGCCTCCTTGTGGGGTGACTGCGTACCTTTTGTATAATGGGTCAGCGACTTACATTCAGTGGCGAGGTTAACCAAATAGGGGAGCCGTAGAGAAATCGAGTCCGAATAGGGCGCTAGTCGCTGGGTGTAGACCCGAAACCAAGTGATCTACCCATGGCCAGGTTGAAGGTGCGGTAACACGCACTGGAGGACCGAACCCACTAATGTTGAAAAATTAGGGGATGAGCTGTGGGTAGGGGTGAAAGGCTAAACAAACTTGGAAATAGCTGGTTCTCTCCGAAAACTATTTAGGTAGTGCCTCAAGTATCACCACCGGGGGTAGAGCACTGTTATGGCTAGGGGGTCATCGCGACTTACCAAACCATTGCAAACTCCGAATACCGGTGAGTGCGAGCTTGGGAGACAGACATCGGGTGCTAACGTCCGGTGTCAAGAGGGAAACAACCCAGACCGCCAGCTAAGGTCCCAAAGATTGGCTAAGTGGAAAACGAAGTGGGAAGGCTAAAACAGTCAGGATGTTGGCTTAGAAGCAGCCATCATTTAAAGAAAGCGTAATAGCTCACTGATCGAGTCGTCCTGCGCGGAAGATGTAACGGGGCTAAGCCAGTCACCGAAGCTGCGGATATCCGTAAGGATATGGTAGGAGAGCGTTCTGTAAGCCTGCGAAGGTGGCTTGTAAAGGCTGCTGGAGGTATCAGAAGTGCGAATGCTGACATGAGTAGCGATAATGGGGGTGAAAAGCCTCCACGCCGTAAGCCCAAGGTTTCCTGTTCAACGTTCATCGGAGCAGGGTGAGTCGGCCCCTAAGGCGAGGCAGAGATGCGTAGCTGATGGGAAGCAGGTTAATATTCCTGCACCGTCGTATGATGCGATGGGGGGACGGATCGCGGAAGGTTGTCTGACTGTTGGAATAGTCAGTTTCTGGTTCATAGAAGGCGCTTAGGCAAATCCGGGCGCGTAATTCAAGGGACTGGGACGAGTGAGCTTGCTCACGAAGCAATCGGAAGTGGTTCCAAGAAAAGCCTCTAAGCTTCAGTCATACGAGACCGTACCGCAAACCGACACAGGTGGGCGAGATGAGTATTCTAAGGCGCTTGAGAGAACTCGGGAGAAGGAACTCGGCAAATTGGTACCGTAACTTCGGGAAAAGGTACGCCTCGGTAGCTTGACCACTTTACTGTGGAAGGGCGAAAAGGTTGCAATAAACTGGTGGCTGCGACTGTTTAATAAAAACACAGCACTCTGCAAACACGAAAGTGGACGTATAGGGTGTGACGCCTGCCCGGTGCTGGAAGATTAAATGATGGGGTGCAAGCTCTTGATTGAAGTCCCAGTAAACGGCGGCCGTAACTATAACGGTCCTAAGGTAGCGAAATTCCTTGTCGGGTAAGTTCCGACCTGCACGAATGGCGTAACGATGGCCACACTGTCTCCTCCCGAGACTCAGCGAAGTTGAAGTGTTTGTGATGATGCAATCTACCCGCGGCTAGACGGAAAGACCCCATGAACCTTTACTGTAGCTTTGCATTGGACTTTGAACCAATCTGTGTAGGATAGGTGGGAGGCTTTGAAGCGGGGACGCCAGTTCTCGTGGAGCCATCCTTGAAATACCACCCTGGTTTGTTTGAGGTTCTAACCTTGGTCCGTGATCCGGATCGGGGACAGTGCATGGTAGGCAGTTTGACTGGGGCGGTCTCCTCCTAAAGTGTAACGGAGGAGTTCGAAGGTACGCTAGGTACGGTCGGACATCGTGCTAATAGTGCAATGGCATAAGCGTGCTTAACTGCGAGACCGACAAGTCGAGCAGGTACGAAAGTAGGACATAGTGATCCGGTGGTTCTGTATGGAAGGGCCATCGCTCAACGGATAAAAGGTACTCTGGGGATAACAGGCTGATTCCTCCCAAGAGTTCATATCGACGGGGGAGTTTGGCACCTCGATGTCGGCTCATCACATCCTGGGGCTGTAGCCGGTCCCAAGGGTATGGCTGTTCGCCATTTAAAGTGGTACGTGAGCTGGGTTTAAAACGTCGTGAGACAGTTTGGTCCCTATCTGCCGTGGGCGTTGGAAATTTGAAGGGGGCTGCTCCTAGTACGAGAGGACCGGAGTGGACGAACCTCTGGTGTACCGGTTGTCACGCCAGTGGCATTGCCGGGTAGCTAAGTTCGGAAGAGATAACCGCTGAAAGCATCTAAGCGGGAAACTTGCCTTAAGATGAGATTTCCCGGAGCCTTGAGCTCCTTGAAGGGTCGTTCGAGACCAGGACGTTGATAGGTCGGGTGTGGAAGTGCAGTAATGCATTAAGCTAACCGATACTAATTGCCCGTACGGCTTGTCCCTATAACCTTGACGGTTATCATTTACTCGAGATGAGTACCCAAAACTAGACTTCTTCCAGATTCAGAGTGACGCGAGAATACGCGGCACTCGTACAAGTTATGCCTGATGACCATAGCAAGTCGGTCCCACCCCTTCCCATCCCGAACAGGACCGTGAAACGACTTTGCGCCGATGATAGTGCTGCAACCAGTGTGAAAGTAGGTTATCGTCAGGCTAGTTATAAAGAAAAAGCCCCGGCTGCCAATGCAGTCGGGGCTTTTTTGTTTTGGCGCGCGCATTTGAGTCCCCTCAAGATGGCGCTGGAAAGCGACAGCGATGATGGATATCTGCCTCCTGGAGTCCATCATGAAACAGCTTATCGCCGCATCCCTTTGTGTCTCGCTCCTGGCTGCCTGCGGCAACGACCAAGGTGCCGCCACCGCCACACGTCCCCGCTTCAAAGCCGAACTTGCGCGCACCAGCTATGGTATCGTGCACGTGCAAGCCGATAATTTCGGCGGTCTGGGCTACGGCCTGGCCTATGCCTATGCGCAGGACAATATCTGCATGCTGGCCGACAGCCTGCTCACGGTGCGCGGTGAACGCTCCCGATATTTCGGCCCCGATGCCTTCGCCACCCGGCCGCGGGATGGTGAATATGGCGCGGCGCTCGATTTTCTCGACCTGCGCAACGAAGACAGCGATTTCTTTTTCAAGGGCTATCTCGATCTGGACCAGCTGCGCACGGCTTACGCCGCCGAGCCGTCCGTCGTGCGTGAGCTGCTTGCCGGTTATGTGGCTGGCTATAACCGCTATCTGCGCGAGCAGGGCGCCGATTTGCCTGCCGCTTGCCATGGCGCTCCTTGGGTAACGCCGATTGGCATCGATGATCTGTATTTGCTGATTGCCGAGAAGGCGCTGCATGGGACGGGTGAAGTATTTGCCCAGGCCATTGTCGCCGCAGCGCGCGATCCGGCCAGCACCACAAAGCCGATGGCTGGTACCACATTGCCCAGCATGCCGCGCATCGCGCCGTCGTTGGCGAGTAATGGTTTGGCGATTGGGCGTGATGCCAGCCTCAGTGGGCATGGTCTATTGCTCGCCAATCCGCACTATCCCTGGACCAGTACCGACCGCTTTTACCAGCTGCATCTGACCCTTCCCGGTGTCTACGATGTCATGGGCGTCAGCTTGGGCGGGCTACCTATTGTCGTAATTGGCTTCAATAAGGATGTGGCCTGGACGCATACTGTTACCAAGGCCATCCACTTCACTACTTTCCGCCTTCGGCTCGACCCAGCCGACCCCAGCGGCACTACCTATTTCTACGATGGACAAAGCCGGAAAATGAGTTCGCGCGCGGCGACGATCACCACCCTGCAGCCCGACGGCAGTCTGCGCGCGAAGACGCGGCATTTCTATTTCAGCCATCAAGGCGCTGTCATGATTTTGCCGGGCGAGGGCAATGGCTGGAGCGCCACCTCGGCATTGGTGTTGGGCGATCCCAATCGCAACAATGCCCGCCTGCTGCGGCAATGGATGGAAATTGGTCGGGCCGTCAGTGTGAATGACCTCAAGTCTCGCCTGGATGCGGTGGCCGGACTGCCCTGGGTCAATACTGTTGCCGCGGACCGGGGCGGCGGCACCCTCTACGCCGATGCCAGCGTGGTGCCGAACATGGATGCTGGCAAGTTCCGCTCTGATTGCCTGCTGTCGGAGGAGCTGTTGATGTTCGATGGCGCGCGCAGTGCTTGTGCCTGGGAGGGGAGGGCCAGTGTGTTGGCGGGAGTGGTGCCGCCGGCACAAGGACCATCAATGCAGCGCGCCGATTATGTTGGCAATTCGAATGATGGCTATTGGTTGAGCAATGCGCGCCAATTGCTGACTGGGCCGCCGCCTTTGGGCTATTCGCCACTGTATGGGCCGATTGGGGTTGAGCAGCATTTACGGACACGCATCGGCTTTGTCCAGATTGAAGAAATGCTTGCCGCTCGCGGCCGCCTGGGTCTGGACGATCTGGCCGAGCTGCAATTCTCGAACCGTATTTATGCGGCGGAGCTGGTCTTGCCCGAGTTGCTGCCAGCTTGTGTTGCCGCGAACGATCCCTTGCTTGAGCCGGCCTGCTCCGCTTTGGGGATGTGGGACCGCAAGGCCAACCTCGACAGCCGCGGGGCGGTGCTGTTCCGGGAGTTCTGGAATCAGGCTGCGCATATTCCTGGCAAATGGGCGGTCGCGTTCAATCCATCCGATCCCGTCCATACGCCGCACGCACTGGCGGCTGCAGCAATGCCCGCGATGCTGGGAGCGCTCAAGGATGCCGTGCTCAAATTGCAGAAGCTGGGCATTCCCTTGGGCGGGCGGCTGGGGGACTACCAATACGAGATGCGCAATGGTGTCCGCACGCCTATTCATGGCGGGATCGGCGATATCGACGGCTGCTATAACTCCATCCACATGGCCAATGCGCTGGATCCGAGCGGCTACCGGAACATTGCCTGGGGTAGCAGCTATATTCAGCTTGCCACTTTCGATGAGTCGGGGCCGATAGCACTCGGCATTCTCGCCTATGGCCAATCGACCGATCCGGCCTCGCCGCATTACGCTGACCAGATTGCGCTGTATTCGGACCGGCAGCTCCCAAGCCTGCCGTTCAGCCGCGAAGCCATACTGGCGGATAAGCAGCATCAGGCGATGATACTTATTGAATATTGAGACTCTTGCAAAGTCACCAGTCCTTTGCTATAGTTCTGTCCCTCGCAACGCAGCGCAAGCAGCGAAGCGAAGTTTCAAGGCGCCAAGCGCTGCGAAACGAAAGATAAGAAGCTTGACGGTTCATCGGAAATACTAGATAATCTCGCTTCTCTGCTGCTGACAAACACAACGCTTTGTCTCGATGCGGCGGTTCTTTAAAAATTAACAGTCGATAAGTGTGGGCGTTTGATGATGTGCCCGGGACTTCGGTCCTGAAGCTCAAATAATAGATTCAAACGCTCATGCAAATATATTAAACGTGACCTTCGTAAGAAGGGATCGTCAGTATTTTGAGTGAGTGACCCCGGCAGCAGTGCCGGACAACAGAGATTAAACTGAAGAGTTTGATCCTGGCTCAGATTGAACGCTGGCGGCATGCTTTACACATGCAAGTCGAACGGTAACAGGGAGCTTGCTCCGCTGACGAGTGGCGAACGGGTGAGTAATATATCGGAACGTACCCAAGAGTGGGGGATAACGTAGCGAAAGTTACGCTAATACCGCATACGATCTAAGGATGAAAGTGGGGGCTCGCAAGACCTCATGCTCCTGGAGCGGCCGATATCTGATTAGCTAGTTGGTGAGGTAAAGGCTCACCAAGGCAACGATCAGTAGCTGGTCTGAGAGGACGACCAGCCACACTGGGACTGAGACACGGCCCAGACTCCTACGGGAGGCAGCAGTGGGGAATTTTGGACAATGGGGGCAACCCTGATCCAGCAATGCCGCGTGAGTGAAGAAGGCCTTCGGGTTGTAAAGCTCTTTTGTCAGGGAAGAAACGGTTTCGGCTAATATCCGGAGCTAATGACGGTACCTGAAGAATAAGCACCGGCTAACTACGTGCCAGCAGCCGCGGTAATACGTAGGGTGCAAGCGTTAATCGGAATTACTGGGCGTAAAGCGTGCGCAGGCGGTTTTATAAGTCTGTCGTGAAATCCCCGGGCTTAACCTGGGAATGGCGATGGAGACTGTAAGGCTAGAGTTTGGCAGAGGGGGGTAGAATTCCACGTGTAGCAGTGAAATGCGTAGAGATGTGGAGGAACACCGATGGCGAAGGCAGCCCCCTGGGTCAAAACTGACGCTCATGCACGAAAGCGTGGGGAGCAAACAGGATTAGATACCCTGGTAGTCCACGCCCTAAACGATGTCTACTAGTTGTCGGGTCTTAATTGACTTGGTAACGCAGCTAACGCGTGAAGTAGACCGCCTGGGGAGTACGGTCGCAAGATTAAAACTCAAAGGAATTGACGGGGACCCGCACAAGCGGTGGATGATGTGGATTAATTCGATGCAACGCGAAAAACCTTACCTACCCTTGACATGGCAGAAACCTCCGAGAGATTGGAGGGTGCTCGAAAGAGAATCTGCACACAGGTGCTGCATGGCTGTCGTCAGCTCGTGTCGTGAGATGTTGGGTTAAGTCCCGCAACGAGCGCAACCCTTGTCATTAGTTGCTACGAAAGAGCACTCTAATGAGACTGCCGGTGACAAACCGGAGGAAGGTGGGGATGACGTCAAGTCCTCATGGCCCTTATGGGTAGGGCTTCACACGTCATACAATGGTACATACAGAGGGCCGCCAACCCGCGAGGGGGAGCCAATCCCAGAAAGTGTATCGTAGTCCGGATTGTAGTCTGCAACTCGACTGCATGAAGTTGGAATCGCTAGTAATCGCGGATCAGCATGTCGCGGTGAATACGTTCCCGGGTCTTGTACACACCGCCCGTCACACCATGGGAGCGGGTTTTACCAGAAGTAGGTAGCTTAACCGCAAGGAGGGCGCTTACCACGGTAGGATTCGTGACTGGGGTGAAGTCGTAACAAGGTAGCCGTATCGGAAGGTGCGGCTGGATCACCTCCTTTCTAGAGTATGGCGCAAAGCCAAACGCTCACACTTATCGACTGTTATGAAGTAAAGAAACGAGCGCGGGTCTGTAGCTCAGCTGGTTAGAGCACCGTGTTGATAACGCGGGGGTCGTTGGTTCGAGCCCAACCAGACCCACCAAGAAGTCACATGGGGGATTAGCTCAGCTGGGAGAGCACCTGCTTTGCAAGCAGGGGGTCGTCGGTTCGATCCCGTCATCCTCCACCAAAAGCTCAAACGTAAGCACGCCATTACGGCATGATGTTTAGGTTTGGTCTTTTAGAGACTAAGTGAGTTTCGTTCTTTAACAATCTGGAAGAAGTAAAGTTTTATTAAGCGTATATCGCAAGATATGCACTTAGGGTAGTGTTCCGAAAGGAACGCATACAAAAACTCATCAAACACAGTAGTAAATGCTTAACCTATAGCCGTCAACGTTATAGGGACAAGTGAATAAGTGCACATGGCGGATGCCTTGGCGATTACAGGCGATGAAGGACGTAGAAGTCTGCGATAAGCTTCGGGGAGCTGACAAACAAGCTTTGATCCGAAGATTTCCGAATGGGGAAACCCGGCCTTTTAGGTCATCGTACACTGAATACATAGGTGTACGAAGCGAACGCGGCGAACTGAAACATCTAAGTAGCTGCAGGAAAAGAAATCAACCGAGATTCCCAAAGTAGTGGCGAGCGAAATGGGAAGAGCCTGCACGTGATAGTCGGACTGATAGTGGAATCCTCTGGAAATAGGAACCATAGCGGGTGATAGTCCCGTACACGAAATCAGACCGGTGGTACTAAGCGTGCGACAAGTAGGGCGGGACACGAGAAATCCTGTCTGAAGATGGGGGGACCATCCTCCAAGGCTAAATACTCGTAATCGACCGATAGTGAACCAGTACCGTGAGGGAAAGGCGAAAAGAACCCCGGGAGGGGAGTGAAATAGATCCTGAAACCGTGTGCATACAAACAGTAGGAGCCTCCTTGTGGGGTGACTGCGTACCTTTTGTATAATGGGTCAGCGACTTACATTCAGTGGCGAGGTTAACCAAATAGGGGAGCCGTAGAGAAATCGAGTCCGAACAGGGCGCCAGTCGCTGGGTGTAGACCCGAAACCAAGTGATCTACCCATGGCCAGGTTGAAGGTGCGGTAACACGCACTGGAGGACCGAACCCACTAATGTTGAAAAATTAGGGGATGAGCTGTGGGTAGGGGTGAAAGGCTAAACAAACTTGGAAATAGCTGGTTCTCTCCGAAAACTATTTAGGTAGTGCCTCAAGTATCACCACCGGGGGTAGAGCACTGTTATGGCTAGGGGGTCATCGCGACTTACCAAACCATTGCAAACTCCGAATACCGGTGAGTGCGAGCTTGGGAGACAGACATCGGGTGCTAACGTCCGGTGTCAAGAGGGAAACAACCCAGACCGCCAGCTAAGGTCCCAAAGATTGGCTAAGTGGAAAACGAAGTGGGAAGGCTAAAACAGTCAGGATGTTGGCTTAGAAGCAGCCATCATTTAAAGAAAGCGTAATAGCTCACTGATCGAGTCGTCCTGCGCGGAAGATGTAACGGGGCTAAGCCAGTCACCGAAGCTGCGGATATCCGTAAGGATATGGTAGGAGAGCGTTCTGTAAGCCTGCGAAGGTGGCTTGTAAAGGCTGCTGGAGGTATCAGAAGTGCGAATGCTGACATGAGTAGCGATAATGGGGGTGAAAAGCCTCCACGCCGTAAGCCCAAGGTTTCCTGTTCAACGTTCATCGGAGCAGGGTGAGTCGGCCCCTAAGGCGAGGCAGAGATGCGTAGCTGATGGGAAGCAGGTTAATATTCCTGCACCGTCGTATGATGCGATGGGGGGACGGATCGCGGAAGGTTGTCTGACTGTTGGAATAGTCAGTTTCTGGTTCATAGAAGGCGCTTAGGCAAATCCGGGCGCGTAATTCAAGGGACTGGGACGAGTGAGCTTGCTCACGAAGCAATCGGAAGTGGTTCCAAGAAAAGCCTCTAAGCTTCAGTCATACGAGACCGTACCGCAAACCGACACAGGTGGGCGAGATGAGTATTCTAAGGCGCTTGAGAGAACTCGGGAGAAGGAACTCGGCAAATTGGTACCGTAACTTCGGGAAAAGGTACGCCTCGGTAGCTTGACCACTTTACTGTGGAAGGGCGAAAAGGTTGCAATAAACTGGTGGCTGCGACTGTTTAATAAAAACACAGCACTCTGCAAACACGAAAGTGGACGTATAGGGTGTGACGCCTGCCCGGTGCTGGAAGATTAAATGATGGGGTGCAAGCTCTTGATTGAAGTCCCAGTAAACGGCGGCCGTAACTATAACGGTCCTAAGGTAGCGAAATTCCTTGTCGGGTAAGTTCCGACCTGCACGAATGGCGTAACGATGGCCACACTGTCTCCTCCCGAGACTCAGCGAAGTTGAAGTGTTTGTGATGATGCAATCTACCCGCGGCTAGACGGAAAGACCCCATGAACCTTTACTGTAGCTTTGCATTGGACTTTGAACCAATCTGTGTAGGATAGGTGGGAGGCTTTGAAGCGGGGACGCCAGTTCTCGTGGAGCCATCCTTGAAATACCACCCTGGTTTGTTTGAGGTTCTAACCTTGGTCCGTGATCCGGATCGGGGACAGTGCATGGTAGGCAGTTTGACTGGGGCGGTCTCCTCCTAAAGTGTAACGGAGGAGTTCGAAGGTACGCTAGGTACGGTCGGACATCGTGCTAATAGTGCAATGGCATAAGCGTGCTTAACTGCGAGACCGACAAGTCGAGCAGGTACGAAAGTAGGACATAGTGATCCGGTGGTTCTGTATGGAAGGGCCATCGCTCAACGGATAAAAGGTACTCTGGGGATAACAGGCTGATTCCTCCCAAGAGTTCATATCGACGGGGGAGTTTGGCACCTCGATGTCGGCTCATCACATCCTGGGGCTGTAGCCGGTCCCAAGGGTATGGCTGTTCGCCATTTAAAGTGGTACGTGAGCTGGGTTTAAAACGTCGTGAGACAGTTTGGTCCCTATCTGCCGTGGGCGTTGGAAATTTGAAGGGGGCTGCTCCTAGTACGAGAGGACCGGAGTGGACGAACCTCTGGTGTACCGGTTGTCACGCCAGTGGCATTGCCGGGTAGCTAAGTTCGGAAGAGATAACCGCTGAAAGCATCTAAGCGGGAAACTTGCCTTAAGATGAGATTTCCCGGAGCCTTGAGC
This region includes:
- a CDS encoding penicillin acylase family protein, which encodes MKQLIAASLCVSLLAACGNDQGAATATRPRFKAELARTSYGIVHVQADNFGGLGYGLAYAYAQDNICMLADSLLTVRGERSRYFGPDAFATRPRDGEYGAALDFLDLRNEDSDFFFKGYLDLDQLRTAYAAEPSVVRELLAGYVAGYNRYLREQGADLPAACHGAPWVTPIGIDDLYLLIAEKALHGTGEVFAQAIVAAARDPASTTKPMAGTTLPSMPRIAPSLASNGLAIGRDASLSGHGLLLANPHYPWTSTDRFYQLHLTLPGVYDVMGVSLGGLPIVVIGFNKDVAWTHTVTKAIHFTTFRLRLDPADPSGTTYFYDGQSRKMSSRAATITTLQPDGSLRAKTRHFYFSHQGAVMILPGEGNGWSATSALVLGDPNRNNARLLRQWMEIGRAVSVNDLKSRLDAVAGLPWVNTVAADRGGGTLYADASVVPNMDAGKFRSDCLLSEELLMFDGARSACAWEGRASVLAGVVPPAQGPSMQRADYVGNSNDGYWLSNARQLLTGPPPLGYSPLYGPIGVEQHLRTRIGFVQIEEMLAARGRLGLDDLAELQFSNRIYAAELVLPELLPACVAANDPLLEPACSALGMWDRKANLDSRGAVLFREFWNQAAHIPGKWAVAFNPSDPVHTPHALAAAAMPAMLGALKDAVLKLQKLGIPLGGRLGDYQYEMRNGVRTPIHGGIGDIDGCYNSIHMANALDPSGYRNIAWGSSYIQLATFDESGPIALGILAYGQSTDPASPHYADQIALYSDRQLPSLPFSREAILADKQHQAMILIEY